In a single window of the Enoplosus armatus isolate fEnoArm2 chromosome 15, fEnoArm2.hap1, whole genome shotgun sequence genome:
- the LOC139297208 gene encoding serine/threonine-protein kinase PAK 2-like produces the protein MCDSGVCEDKPPAPPVRMSSQGGGPKDSQSANHSSRPLPSVPEERKSRNKIISMFASEKGGRKKDRDKDRPEISSPSDFEHTIHVGFDAVTGEFTGMPEQWARLLQTSNISKSEQKQNPQAVLDILKFYDSTSGKQKYLSFSASDKDSQSPGKQGTATSPSGGKDGDDDDDDDTPPPIVAPRPEHTKSVYTRSVIDPLPAPEVDFSSKAADKQKKKGGKMTDEEIMEKLRTIVSIGDPKKKYTRYEKIGQGASGTVYTAIDVATGQEVAIKQINLQKQPKKELIINEILVMKEMKNPNIVNFVDSFLVGEELFVVMEYLAGGSLTDVVTETCMDEAQIAAVCREVLQALEFLHANQVIHRDIKSDNVLLGMDGSVKLTDFGFCAQITPEQSKRSTMVGTPYWMAPEVVTRKAYGPKVDIWSLGIMAIEMVEGEPPYLNENPLRALYLIATNGTPELQSPEKLSPVFRSFLSRCLEMDVEKRGSGRELLQHPFLKVAKPLSSLTPLILAAKEAMRSNR, from the exons atgtgtgacAGCGGAGTGTGTGAGGACAAGCCCCCAGCCCCCCCTGTCAGGATGAGCAGCCAAGGAGGAGGACCCAAGGACTCCCAGTCAGCCAACCACAGCTCTCGGCCGCTGCCGTCTGTACCGGAGGAGAGGAAGTCTAGAAACAAGATCATCTCCATGTTTGCCTCTGAGAAAG GAGGCAGGAAGAAGGACCGGGACAAGGACAGGCCTGAGATCTCCTCCCCCTCAGACTTTGAACACACCATCCATGTGGGTTTTGATGCTGTCACTGGAGAGTTCACT gGCATGCCAGAGCAGTGGGCCCGTCTCCTTCAAACCTCCAACATCAGTAaatcagaacagaaacagaatccTCAGGCCGTCCTCGACATTCTCAAGTTCTACGACTCCACAAGTGGAAAACAGAAATACCTCAGTTTTTCCGCCTCGG ataAAGACTCACAGTCA CCGGGCAAGCAGGGTACAGCAACCTCACCATCAGGTGGTAAGGATggagacgatgatgatgatgacgatacACCACCTCCAATTGTGGCACCGCGACCAGAACACACCAAATCT gTGTACACAAGGTCGGTCATAGACCCACTCCCAGCTCCAGAGGTAGACTTCTCCTCTAAGGCAGCtgacaaacagaagaagaagggaggcaAGATGACTGATGAGGAGATCATGGAGAAACTCA GAACTATTGTCAGTATTGGAGATCCTAAGAAGAAATACACTCGCTATGAAAAGATCGGCCAGGG ggcATCTGGCACAGTTTACACAGCCATAGATGTTGCCACAGGACAAGAG GTGGCTATTAAACAGATCAACTTGCAGAAGCAGCCAAAGAAAGAGCTAATTATCAATGAGATCCTGGtcatgaaggagatgaagaaccCCAACATTGTCAACTTCGTAGACAG tTTCCTCGTAGGAGAGGAGCTTTTCGTGGTGATGGAGTACCTGGCTGGTGGCTCCCTAACTGATGTTGTGACGGAGACATGCATGGACGAGGCTCAGATCGCCGCCGTCTGCAGAGAG GTCCTCCAGGCTCTAGAGTTTCTTCATGCCAACCAGGTCATCCACAGAGACATCAAGAGTGACAACGTATTGCTGGGGATGGACGGATCAGTCAAACTCA cTGACTTCGGCTTCTGTGCCCAGATCACCCCAGAGCAGAGCAAACGCAGCACCATGGTGGGGACCCCGTACTGGATGGCTCCAGAGGTGGTGACCAGGAAAGCCTACGGACCCAAAGTGGACATTTGGTCTCTGGGGATCATGGCCATAGAGATGGTGGAAGGAGAGCCTCCATATCTCAACGAGAACCCCCTCAGG GCATTGTATTTAATCGCCACCAATGGGACTCCTGAGCTGCAGAGTCCAGAGAAGCTGTCTCCCGTCTTCAGATCCTTCCTGTCCCGCTGTCTGGAGATGGACGTGGAGAAACGAGGATCAGGCAGAGAACTGCTGCAG caCCCATTCCTGAAGGTGGCCAAGCCTCTGTCCAGCCTCACCCCGCTCATCCTGGCAGCCAAGGAGGCCATGAGGAGCAACCGCTAA
- the hltf gene encoding helicase-like transcription factor: MFSRRWRFGWDRYSEVDLFTDRHETSTETLSQAIRAAASEEPDADGSVLFGHLQGTVVGLRYYTGVVNKGEMVGLVRQPQNPYDQNAVMVANVYGNQVGHIKRELAAAMAYVMDNNLAKVEGVVHSGTKNSFNMPVMLSFWGKEESKNAAIECMARRGYKLNTGGSSTTGANQKSSNSQGAWSLQSKKGLTIPLTAEELKNAFDNLFEDVKESKDGEKEAAECVGTPLLPHQKQALSWMCARENKSVLPPFWEKRGDLYYNSLTCFSAKEIPERVRGGILADDMGLGKTLTTIALILTNFHKGKPLPVEKCEVQSSPFKAKTKPQMAFKLEGSSSAGDGVTDAAAGSLGSDLPQVEVISVDSPDVVEIVDTSDKSTSKGKMKAAKRKPSKEAPVLLEDLDFAAALGGSASGSKKKKTAKKATPKLSVESCIPESADDLSARATLIISPLSVLSNWLDQFEQHVRANVKLNVYLYYGSERNRSKKFLSSQDVVITTYNVLSADFGNKSPLHGINWLRVVLDEGHIIRNPNAQMSKAVLDLKAQRRWILSGTPIQNSVKDLWMLLAFLRLKPFDVREWWNRVIQRPATQGDRAGLHNLQTLVKCITLRRTKSSEVNGRPLVSLPEKTVCVEQVELSQPEREEYELARNEGRNTISRYVAEGTVLRNYADVLAILMRLRQLCCHPDLLAKTSSDLGAAATPAELRERLIEKLRLVLASGSDEECSVCLDSVRLPVITHCAHVYCRPCIAQVLSTKQEAARCPLCRSEIKSSELVEFPQEEIEEENSTNSEKWRKSSKVQALMGNLLRLRCEDSSIKCLVVSQFTRFLTILESPLREHGFSFVRLDGTMSQKKRTQVIQEFQSSAADSPAIMLLSLKAGGVGLNLTAASRVFLMDPAWNPATEEQCIDRCHRLGQKRKVAVTKFIVKDSVEESMMKIQRQKQDLVEKAFGSTNTDRKTSRIDDIKALMEL, encoded by the exons ATGTTTTCCCGGCGGTGGAGGTTCGGTTGGGACAGGTACAGTGAGGTGGACCTCTTCACAGACCGCCATGAGACCAGCACAGAGACCCTCTCACAGGCCATCAGAGCTGCAGCATCCGAGGAGCCGGACGCAGACGGCAGCGTGCTGTTTGGCCATCTGCAGGGCACTGTGGTCGGCCTCAGATACTACACAGGGGTG GTGAATAAAGGGGAAATGGTCGGTTTAGTGCGACAGCCCCAGAATCCATACGACCAAAATGCAGTGATGGTCGCCAACGTTTATGGCAACCAAGTGGGTCACATAAAGCGAGAGCTGGCAGCAGCTATGGCCTACGTCATGGACAACAATTTGGCTAAAGTAGAGGG GGTGGTACACTCGGGCACGAAGAACTCGTTCAACATGCCAGTGATGCTGTCCTTCTGGGGGAAAGAAGAGAGCAAAAATGCTGCGATTGAATGCATGGCACGTCGCGGATATAAGCTGAACACAGGTGGAAGCAGTACAACAG gTGCAAATCAGAAATCATCTAACAGTCAAGGTGCTTGGTCATTGCAGTCTAAAAAAGGTTTGACCATCCCACTAACCGCAGAGGAG ctgaaGAATGCGTTTGACAACCTGTTTGAGGACGTGAAGGAgagtaaagatggagagaaagaagcagCCGAG tgtgtgggtACTCCTCTCCTGCCTCACCAGAAGCAGGCGTTGTCCTGGATGTGTGCTCGAGAAAACAAATCTGTGCTGCCGCCATTTTGGGAGAAGAGAGGCGATCTGTACTATAACAGCCTCACGTGTTTCTCTGCCAAAGAAATACCAGAAAGAGTTCGTGGGGGAATACTGGCAGATGACATGGGACTg ggAAAAACTCTGACAACCATTGCTCTGATACTCACCAATTTCCACAAAGGAAAGCCTCTGCCTGTGGAAAAATGT GAGGTGCAGTCTTCACCTTTCAAAGCCAAAACTAAACCACAGATGGCCTTCAAACTGGAAG GAAGCAGCAGTGCAGGAGATGGAGTGACTGATGCAGCAGCTGGTTCTCTAGGCTCAGACCT TCCTCAGGTGGAGGTGATCTCTGTTGATTCGCCAGATGTAGTGGAGATAGTGGACACGTCAGATAAAA GTACGAGCAAAGGAAAGATGAAAGCCGCCAAGCGAAAGCCCAGTAAAG AGGCCCCAGTGTTGCTGGAGGATCTGGACTTTGCTGCAGCACTGGGTGGCTCAGCATCAGgctcaaagaagaagaaaactgccAAGAAGGCCACTCCCAAACTGA GTGTGGAATCCTGCATCCCTGAAAGTGCAGATGACTTATCAGCTAGAGCGACTCTCATCATTTCTCCGCTCTCGGTGCTCAGCAACTGGCTG gaccAGTTTGAGCAGCATGTGCGTGCTAACGTGAAGCTAAACGTGTATCTGTATTATGGCTCAGAGCGCAACAGGAGCAAGAAGTTTCTGTCCTCGCAGGACGTGGTGATCACCACCTACAACGTCCTCTCTGCCGACTTTGGG AATAAGAGTCCCCTCCATGGGATCAATTGGCTGAGGGTTGTGCTGGACGAAGGACACATCATAAGAAACCCCAATGCACAGATGAGTAAGGCTGTGCTCGACCTTAAAGCTCAGAGGCGCTGGATCTTGTCAG GTACTCCTATCCAGAACAGCGTGAAGGACCTGTGGATGCTGCTGGCCTTCCTGCGTCTGAAGCCCTTCGATGTGAGAGAGTGGTGGAACAGGGTGATCCAGAGACCTGCTACTCAAGGAGACAGGGCCGGCCTGCA CAACCTTCAGACCCTGGTGAAGTGCATCACCCTGCGGCGGACAAAGAGCAGTGAGGTGAATGGGCGCCCCCTGGTGTCTCTGCCTGAGAAGACAGTATGTGTGGAGCAGGTGGAGCTGagccagccagagagagaggagtacGAGCTGGCACGCAATGAGGGAAGAAACACCAtcagcag atacgTAGCTGAAGGGACAGTCTTGAGGAATTATGCTGATGTGTTGGCCATCCTGATGAGGCTTCGACAGCTCTGCTGCCACCCTGACCTGCTGGCAAAAACCTCCTCAGACCTGG GTGCTGCAGCGACGCCTGCAGAACTGCGAGAGCGTCTGATAGAGAAGCTGCGGTTGGTGTTGGCCAGCGGCTCAGACGAGGAGtgctctgtgtgtctggacTCGGTCCGTCTGCCCGTCATTACACACTGTGCCCACGTTTACTGCCGGCCCTGCATCGCCCAGGTTCTCAGCACCAAGCAG GAAGCGGCGCGCTGTCCTCTCTGTCGAAGTGAGATCAAGTCCAGTGAACTGGTGGAGTTTCCACAGGAGGAAATTGAGGAAGAGAACAGTACAAACTCTGAGAAGTGGAGGAAAAGCTCTAAG gtgcAGGCACTGATGGGAAACCTGCTCAGGCTGCGATGTGAAGACAGCAGCATTAAGTGTTTGGTTGTCTCTCAGTTTACACGCTTCCTCACCATACTGGAGAGTCCACTCAG AGAGCATGGTTTCAGTTTTGTGCGTTTGGACGGCACCATGAGCCAAAAGAAGAGGACTCAGGTCATCCAGGAGTTTCAGAGCTCTGCAGCTGACAGCCCTGCCATCATGCTTCTGTCACTCAAAGCTGGAGGGGTGGGGCTTAACTTGACAGCCGCCTCTCGTGTTTTCCTCATGGACCCT gCATGGAACCCTGCTACTGAGGAGCAGTGTATCGACCGCTGCCACCGTCTGGGACAGAAGAGGAAAGTCGCCGTCACAAAG ttcaTTGTGAAAGATTCAGTGGAGGAGAGCATGATGAAGATCCAGAGGCAGAAGCAGGACCTGGTGGAGAAGGCTTTTGGCTCCACAAACACTGATAGGAAAACATCTCGCATTGATGACATCAAAGCTCTGATGGAGCTGTAG
- the gyg1a gene encoding glycogenin-1a, with the protein MWGLIPVLNCSQLLKLCPSQCKPSVCPITTPAPRADSPHRTMSDQAFVTLATNDSYAKGAMVLGQSLRNHNTTRKLVALIGPHVAEPCRDALRSIFDEVRVVDVMDSGDAAHLSLMKRPDLGVTFTKLHCWTLTHYSKCVFMDADTLVLSNIDELFEREELSAAPDPGWPDCFNSGVFVFTPSNETHEKLLTFCSENGSFDGGDQGVLNSFFNTWATADISKHLPFIYNLSSIAIYSYLPAFKQYGREAKVVHFLGKVKPWNHSYDAQRGEVKGHSLSPDLCQLHPDYLLMWWQLYAKSVMPLLQQAYGDTPFSSGFVETDKDSELHEDVREQPESFAPPPQKVSSEERKQRWEAGQIDYMGDDSFANIERKLDSFLK; encoded by the exons ATGTGGGGCTTAATTCCTGTGTTGAACTGCTCCCAGCTGCTGAAGCTCTGTCCTTCGCAGTGCAAACCCTCCGTCTGCCCCATCACGACCCCCGCGCCCCGGGCGGACTCTCCTCACCGCACCATGTCAG ACCAAGCTTTTGTGACGCTGGCCACAAATGACAGCTACGCCAAGGGAGCGATGGTTCTCGGCCAGTCGTTACGAAACCACAACACAACCAGGAAACTGGTCGCACTCATAGGACCTCATGTTGCAGAACCTTGCAG AGATGCTCTACGCTCCATTTTTGACGAGGTGCGCGTGGTGGACGTTATGGACTCGGGCGATGCTGCTCATCTATCCCTGATGAAGCGTCCGGACCTGGGAGTAACATTCACCAAACTGCACTGCTGGACTCTCACACACTATAgcaagtgtgtgttcatggacGCAGACACATtg GTGCTGTCAAATATAGATGAACTCTTCGAGAGAGAGGAACTATCTGCAGCGCCAGATCCTGGTTGGCCAGACTGTTTCAACTCCGGTGTGTTCGTCTTCACACCGTCCAATGAGACGCACGAGAAGCTGCTCACGTTCTGCAGTGAAAACGGCAGCTTTGATG GTGGAGATCAGGGTGTTCTCAACAGTTTCTTTAACACCTGGGCGACGGCAGATATTTCCAAACACCTTCCCTTCATCTACAACCTCAGCAGTATCGCCATCTACTCCTACCTGCCAGCTTTCAAACa gTACGGCCGCGAAGCCAAGGTGGTGCACTTCCTGGGCAAGGTGAAGCCATGGAACCACTCCTACGATGCTCAGAGGGGCGAGGTTAAAGGTCACTCCCTGTCCCCTGACTTGTGCCAGCTGCACCCTGACTACCTGCTCATGTGGTGGCAGCTGTACGCCAAATCTGTGATGCCTTTACTGCAGCAGGCCTACGGGGACACGCCCTTCAGCAGCGGCTTCGTAGAGACGGACAAGGAT AGTGAGCTTCACGAGGATGTGAGAGAGCAGCCGGAGTCCtttgctcctcctccccagAAGGTTTCATCAGAGGAAAGGAAGCAGCGCTGGGAAGCCGGCCAGATCGACTACATGGGTGACGACTCCTTCGCCAACATCGAGCGAAAGCTCGACTCCTTCTTGAAGTAG